The Marinobacter antarcticus genomic sequence GTACGCTGGAAAGCCGTATTGATCCGGATAACCGCCCAGACGAAGCCTGGATCAAAGAGAGCTGGGAGCGCATCAAAGCCGAGGAGCGTGCTCAGGCGCAAGCGGAGGATGCATCACCGGCAATATTGCCAAGCCGCCTTGAGGGCATCGCCCGTGCCCTGCCCGCGATGGTGCGGGCGGAGAAGTTACAGAAACGGGCAGCGAGGCATGGGTTCGACTGGCCCGATATCGGCCAAGTGTTCGACAAGCTCCATGAAGAAATCGACGAGTTGAAGGAAGCCTGGCAGGCCGCCGAGTCGGGACAGGGTGATCACGACGCCGTTGAGGACGAACTGGGCGACCTGCTGTTCGTGTGCGTGAACCTGGCGCGCTTCATGAAGGTCAACCCGGAACAGGCGGTCGGGCGCACCAATCACAAGTTTGAGGCGCGCTTCCGCGCTATTGAGCAGGTTCTGGCGCGGGAAGGCCGCTCGTTTGATGCCGAAACTCTCGAAGCACTCGATGAGGTCTGGCAATCGGTTAAAGGCGTGGAAAAGAAAAGCAGACGGTAAGAATAGGTACAATCCGTTACCAATTTCCTGAGTTTGCAGCCCCGAGCTTCGTCTACACTTTCCCAAACGCGTGAATCTTTTTTTGCGCGCTATTTGTGGTCAACAGGAAGGAGGAGTCAGGCGCCATGAAAATCAAAGATCTGGTCGGTTACTGGGATAAGTACGCAAGAGGAAGGCTGACCCGGGACGCCTCTTTTATGGCTCTATCTGACCAGCACCATCAGCAGTTGGAAAAGCTGGCGGTCCGCTATCCTCTCAAATCTCCGCAGGATCTGATGCGCGACCTGGTGTCCGCCGCTCTGGATGAAATAGAAACTGGCTTCCCCTACGTGCAAGGAGCCAAAGTAGCGGCCTACGATGAGGATGGCTTCGAAATATACGAAGATAACGGGCTTACCCCGGAATTCGTGCGTTTGAGCCAGAAGCACATCGAACGTCTGAAAGCGCGCCAGCTAGAATCCATAGCGTGACCGAATACCCTGCGGGAGAGGGCCTTCAGTTAAGGCCCTTAACTGAAGGCCCTTAATTGGTTTTCTTACCAAGTTTTTCCTTTAGCAGCCCCTGGCTGGACAGGTCGTCCAAGGCCGCGGCAATCACATCATTGAGAATGTCACTTTCGCTGCGGCCGGGGTAAAGCTCTGCAAGCGCCGCGACTCTGGCAGCGTCTTCCAGAGGAAGCCTGAGATTGTAATCGTGGGTGCGTTCGACAGACTGTTTCTTTTGTTTCCAGTGCTTGGGCAGATCTGTAACTTTCATGGGTACTCCTCGTAAGTGTGGTCGTAGGTACGGCATCAAACGCCAATAGACTTTCCCGCCAATTCCTTAGTATCGTTAGTTTACTTTGTCTCCGTCAATTCAAAAGGAAGCCGATGTGACTGAGTTGCACCCTGATCTTCGTGAAAATGTCCGTATGCTGGGCGAACTGCTGGGGCAGAGTATCCTGCGCCATCCCGGCCGTGACTGTTTTGAACTTATTGAGGAAATCCGGGCTGCCGCCAAATCCGATCGCCGGCAGGAAAGCGGCTCCGGCCAGCGCCTGGTCAACCTTCTCGGCAAGTTAAGCGATGATGAGCTGTTGCCGGTCACCAGGGCGTTTAACCAGTTTCTTAACCTTGCGAACCTTGCCGAGCAATATCACGGTATTCGCCGCAAACGCGATCATCAATCTGACCTTATGGTGGAGCCGGTTGCAGGCGTTTTCGAACGTTTGAAAAACAGCGGTGTCAGCCCCGAAGCACTTCATAAATGCGTGGCGGATCTGCGTGTCGAGTTCGTACTGACAGCGCACCCTACGGAGGTTGCGCGTCGCACTCTGATCATGAAATACGATGAAATGTCGGAATGCCTTGCAGGTCTTGATCACGATGACCTGTCGACTGCTGAGAGAGATGGGATTGTAGGGCGTCTGTCCCGACTAGTGGCAGAGGCCTGGCACACGGATGAAATCCGGCATGAACGCCCCACCGCAGTTGATGAAGCCAAATGGGGGTTCGCAGTCATCGAAAACAGCCTTTGGCAGGCTCTGCCGCGGTTTCTTGAGAACCTTGATACATCGCTGCAGGAAGCAACAGGGAGAGGCTTGCCGTTGCAGGCATCACCCGTCCGGATTGCCTCTTGGATGGGTGGAGACCGGGATGGCAATCCCAATGTCACGCATCAGGTGACCCGCAAGGTTTTCGTGTTGGGTCGCTGGATGGCAGCGGATCTCTTTCTCCGGGATATCCAGTCGTTGCGGGCAGAGCTTTCCATGTGGCAGGCGAGTGATGAGCTGCGTGGTCTGGCGGGCGATTCGCGAGAGCCTTATCGGTATGTACTGGCCGAGCTCCGGGACCGGCTGATCAAAACGCGGGACTGGGCCGAGGCCAGCGTCAGCGGTGAATCTGCAGATACCAGCGGTATCCTTTTCGAAAACGAAGACCTGACGGCGCCGTTGGAGCTGTGTTATCGCTCAATGGTTGAGTGCGGGCTTGAGCACATTGCCAAAGGCGCGTTGCTGGACACTATTCGCCGGGCCCACACCTTTGGTCTGCCTCTGATTCGTCTGGATATTCGCCAGGAGGCGACGCGTCACGCCGAGGCCGTTGCCGAGATGGTGGAGTACCTTGGCCTGGGAGACTACTTGTCCTGGACTGAAAACGAACGTCAGGCATTTCTGGTGCGCGAGCTTCAGGGGCGTCGCCCGCTGGTTCCCCGGAACTGGGAGCCGTCCGCTCCGGTGCGAGAGGTGCTGGATACCTGTGAAGTGGTTGCGCAGCAAACACCTGAAGCTCTGGGCTCCTATGTTATCTCAATGGCCAGCAAGCCATCTGATGTGCTCAGCGTTATCCTGCTTCTCCGTGAGTCGGGCATTAAATTCCCTATGCGGGTAGTTCCTTTGTTTGAAACACTGGACGACCTACGCGGCGCACCCGACAGTATGGCGGCGCTGTACGAGGTGGAGTGGTACCGGGATTACTGTCAGGGCCGGCAGGAAGTCATGATTGGTTATTCGGATTCGTCCAAGGATGCCGGCCAGCTTATGGCGGCCTGGGCTCAGTATCAGGCACAGGAAAAACTCACCCAGGTCGCGAGTCAGTATGGCGTTCATCTGACCCTGTTTCACGGCCGAGGGGGAACCGTTGGTCGGGGCGGTGGACCTGCTAATCGAGCAATTCTGTCCCAGCCTCCCGGCTCGGTGAACGGCAGCTTTCGCATTACTGAACAAGGCGAAATGATCCGCTTCAAGTTTGGTTTGCCCCAGCTGGCCGTGCAAAGCCTGACGCTCTACACCACCGCGGTGATTGAAGCGACTCTGGCGCCGCCACCCGAGCCTGAAGACAAATGGCGTGACACCATGGACTGGCTGACGGAACGTTCCCTCAAGGCCTACCGAGAAGTGGTTCGGGAAAACCCGGATTTCGTACCTTATTTTCGTCAGGTGACCCCGGAGCAGGCGCTGGGAAAACTGGCATTGGGCAGTCGGCCAGCGCGGCGCAAGGCTTCTGGTGGTGTAGAAAGCCTGAGGGCAATACCCTGGATTTTCGCCTGGACGCAGATGCGGCTGATGCTGCCCAGCTGGCTTGGCAGTGATGTCGCGCTTGAAGACGCAGCCAGGGAAGGACGGCTCCCGGTTTTACGCGAGATGATGCAGGGCTGGCCATTTTTCCGGACTTATGTCGACATGCTTGAAATGGTATTGGCGAAAGCGGATTTGCGTATTGCGGATTATTACGAAAAGACCCTGCTGGACGACGATGGGCTGAAAGAGCTCGGGGCCAGTCTGCGCAAGCGTCTTGAGGGCTGCGTTCAGCGCCTTCTGGAGCTCAAGGAACAAAGTGAATTGCTGGAGGGTGAGCCGGCTTTCGCCCACTCAATGCGCGTACGCAACCCCTACACAGACCCCTTGCATTATCTTCAGGCGGAGCTGCTAAAGCGTGATCGTGAAAGCGAAGGCAAGGGCGAGGTGCCGGAGCTGGTAGAGCGCGCGCTTAAGGTTACAATGGCGGGAATTGCTGCCGGGATGCGTAACACCGGTTAAGATGACCGGGAACGGATGAGGGGCATAGCCCCTGCCATGGACAACAGGAGTATTCTTGTGGCTCTTGCAGTGCGACTGGAGCGGTTTTTTGATCAACAGGGCATAGCCCACAAAGAACGATCTATTGATCAGGCTCCAAGCCTGGATGCGGCGGTGTCCGCTTTGGAACAATCCCGGGAGGACGTTATCAGGGCAACGCTGCTGATTGATATCAGCGGCATTGTGATGGTCGTTCACAGATACGACAGTGCGCTTGATGCAGAGGCCCTCCGGCAAATGACGGGCCGTCATCTGCAGCCACTCACGGCGCACCAGACCATGCGGCTGTTCAGCGACTGTGATCCCGGGTTCATTCCGCCGATTGGCAATGCGTACGATCTGCCGGTGTTGCTGGATGAGGGTATTGCCCGGGCCGAGCGGGTTTTGTTTTCCAGTGGCACAGATCATTCTCTGGTTGAAATGGACGGTCGCTCCCTGCGCTTGGCGATGGCCGGCTCGCGGGAAGGGCATCTGGCGATCCGCGGCCCGGGCGATGATGGTGCCCGGGAAGCACTGACATTGGCGGAAGTGGCCAGCAAGCTGAAAAAGCTGTACCGGTTACCACCCATGCCGGCACTGGCGCTGCGCATTCTGCGACTGACTTCCAATACCGAGGCGACTGCCCGGGAGCTGTCGGAGCTCATAGAATTCGATCCAAGCCTGACCGCGCAGGTCATGCGTTATGCACGCTCGGCGCTGTTCCACTATCCGGGCCAGATTAATTCTGTCCAGGAGGCGGTAACCCGGGTTCTGGGCTTTGATCGTGTTGCACATGTTGCTCTGGGTATTGCCTCTGTGCGCGCGTTCGATGTACCCAGGGCCGGCATATTGGGCATGGATAATTTCTGGCGCCATTCACTATACTGTGCCTTCCTTTGCCAGCTTCTGGCTCCGCGCTGCGGTGGAGACAAAGGCCTTGCATACTTGTGTGGCTTGCTGCATAACTTTGGTTTGCTGCTGGTGGGCCATCTGTTTCCTGTCGAATTTAAAGAGCTTAACCGGCTGCGGGAAGCCAACCCCGACGCCAGCATGCAATCGCTTGAACAGCAGGTATTTGGCCAGGGCAGCGAGCAGGAAATTATTGCCGTTGGGCACGGTGCCATTGGTGGTATTCTGCACCGGTTATGGGAGTTGCCTGATCCTGTTGTCAAAGCAGCCGGTGTCCATCAGCAGCCGGGTTACCAGGGTGAGCATGAGAACTATGTGATGATGGTTCAGCTAGCCAATGCACTGTTAAAGGATCGGGGTATCGGCGATGAGTTTAACCCTGATGATGTTCCGGCACTGCTGCAAGGGTTAGAGCTGGAGCCGTCAGTCGTAGGTGAGCTGATGACTGAAATCGATCAGGTTGCCCCGGAACTGGATGCGCTTGCATCGTCACTGATCAACTGACCGCGACGTTCCCGGTTTCTGTTGCAAGTCCGTTTTCTGAAGATGATACGGAGGTCGACTTTCTCTGGGATGCCTGACTTCGTATAATGCGCCATTGCCGAATCCGGTTGACACCTGTTCCGAAGGGAGAGGTTGTCGCAAAGGCACAGGTTTTTGCCGCAACTTTTCAAACTATAATGACGAAAACGGGAGCACAGCGTTATGCGAATCATCATGTTAGGCGCACCAGGCGCGGGGAAGGGGACTCAGGCCCAGTTCATTACTGAACGTTTTGGCATTCCCCAGATTTCTACCGGTGACATGCTTCGGGCAGCGGTCAAGGCCGAATCCGAGCTTGGCAAACAGGTCAAGGAAGTTATGGCAACCGGTGGCTTGGTGTCTGACGGCATCATCATTGCGCTGATTGAAGAGCGGATTCAGCAGCCAGACTGTAAAAATGGCTTTCTGCTGGACGGTTTCCCGCGCACCATTCCCCAAGCTGAAGCCCTTAAAGATCAGGGTATTGTGATCGACTACGTTGTCGAGATTGCAGTGGATGATGAAGAGATCGTCAGTCGCTTGTCTGGTCGCCGCGTGCATGAAGGCAGTGGTCGCATCTATCACGTCAAATACGATCCGCCCAAAGTGGAAGGCAAGGACAACGAAACCGGCGAGCCGCTGATGCAACGTGCAGACGACAAAGAAGAAACCGTTCGCAAGCGCCTGAAGATCTATCACGACCAGACAGCACCTTTGATCGGCTATTATCAGGGCCTGGCTGAAAAACAGCCGGAAGTGGCACCTGAGTACGTGCGCGTTGAAGGCGTTGGCAGTCTGGACAGTATTCGCGATCAGATTCGCGCCAGCCTCAAGTAATCCACTGACGTTCTATCGAGGCCACTCACGCCTGTGAAACTTTTGGCACTGGACACCTCCTCAGAGGGTTGCTCTGTAGCCCTTTTTGTTGATGGAGAAGTTATCGAGAAGTTTGAGGTTGCTCCCAGAGGCCATACTCGCCTGCTGATGCCGATGATTCGGGAGTTGTTGGCGGAGCAAGACCTTAACCCATCAAATCTTGATGCACTGGCTTTTGCCTGTGGCCCCGGGTCATTTACCGGAGTTCGTATCGCCACGGGCGTGGTTCAGGGGCTGGCGTGGGGGCTTGATCTCCCGGTTGTTTCTGTTTCTTCTCTGGAGACGGTTGCTCTGGGGGCTATTGAAGCCTTGCAGGTAAACGAGGGGGATGGTGTTGCTGTCGCTTTTGATGCCCGTATGAGTGAGCTTTACTGGGGTTGTTTCCGCAATCGTTCTGGCCTGCCGGAGCTACTCGGCGAGGAGCGGGTTTGTCTGCCTTCCAGGGTTATTCTGGAGCCTGGTATTGCAAACTGGGCTGGTGCAGGTCAGGGCTGGGCTTTTCGTGACGGCATGCCTGACGCCGTATCAGGCCGAATTAACTCTGTGGATGAAGCTCTTATCCCGCGGGCAAGCTGGGTTGCGCGTCTGGCCGCTGTGAAGTTCAGCCAGGGCTGGGCTGTGTCGGCAGAGCAGGCGCAACCGGTATACATCCGGGATGAAGTTACCTGGAAGAAGCTACCGGGCCGCGAGTAGGTCTTTTAATCGGCGCGGACTTCTTCCATACTTCAACAAAGCATAATTATTTCTTTCCGAGCGAGTGGTACCCTGACGATGATTGGTGGTATTAATCCAGGTAGTACACTTTCCTATCAGTCGGGCTCTAACAGCCCCTTGCGGGAGCGTAGTGATGCTGCCCGTTCCCCTGCATCTGCTCCCGAAAAGACAGCCGAAACAGCCCGCCGTGATCTCGCAGACAGCCCACGCTCACCAGCGTCAGAGCGAAGCGTCAGTGACAGCCCGGAACGTCGTGTAGAGGCTCGCCGCGCGTCTGAGGATGCGCGCCTGGAGCGCTTTCGGGCAGATGAGGTTCCACTTCCTGCGGCCCGGGCATTGTCTACCTTTGCCAGCGTTGCTGCAGCGGGACAGGAATCTGGTGGCACAGTGCTCGCCGGAATCGATATTCTGGTCTGATGTCGCGCTCCAAAGCTTCGAACGCGTCCTCCACAAACGAAACCATTCCGCTGGCAATTGCCAGGAGTCCGCTTGGTGATGATCATCAGGCCCTGTCCCTCAGTATTGATCTTTCCTTGCCTTATCTGGGCGTTGTGCGCCCGAAAGACGTGCGAAATGCCAGTGCTTTGCTGTTTCTGGATGAAAGCGGCTTGTGCCTTCAGGTGGCTGGGAAAGGCGCTCCTGGTCCGGTGAGGGCAGAGTTTGTAACCGGCAAGATGGGATACCGTCGTGAGCATGGTGGTGGCTCAGGCCAGCTTGTAGCGCGTGCCGTAGGCTTGCAGAAAACAAAGGTCGGCCTGCATGTTCTGGATGCCACAGCAGGCCTCGGGCAGGATGCTTTTGTGCTTGCCAGTTTGGGGTGTCGGGTGAGCCTGTTTGAACGTAACCCGGTGATTCATGCGCTGCTCGCGGATGGGCTGGCGCGGGCAGCGCTGAATATGGATTGCGCTCCGATCATCGCCCGGATGACACTCCAGCCCGGTAGCAGTATTGATTGGCTGCGCAGTGCCGCTGAAAGCGCCATAGAGAGTGCCGCTGATGACGCGAGTTCCGACCAGCAAGCAGCGGCTGATGTGGTTTATCTCGACCCCATGTTCCCCCACAGGGAAAAATCGGCGCTGGTAAAGAAAGAAATGCAGGTGTTCCGAACCGTCGTAGGGGATGATGACGATTCAGAAGTGCTGCTGGAGGCTGCATTGGCTGCAGCCAGATACCGGGTTGTGGTGAAGCGCCCACGCAAGGCCCTGGCGATCAGCGGGCCGGAGCCAGGTACTCGGGTAGAGGGTAAGAGCAGCCGCTACGATATCTACCCAATCCGCGCACTGCCCTCTCGCCAGGCGTAAGTTTGCCGGGCTTCTACTCTCCTCAGACGCCTAACATGGTCACTTGCTGAATAGCTTGGCGCTTCTCCACGCTCAGCACCAGCCGGGCATCGTCCGCCACCTCATCCAGCCCTTCGCCATAACAGAGCAGCCCGTTGTCATCGGTGGTGATAACGCCGTTTTTCTGCATGTTGGCGATAAAGTTACGGAACAGGCTCTTGTCAAAAAACTCAGGCGCATTCAGCCCGAACAGTATGGACATGCGCTCGGCCAGCAGCGTGCTCTGTTCTTCCAGTTCCATTGCGGTGATCTTGGCGGGACCATACTTGCGCAGGATGCCCAAAACGATGTGGTAACGCTCTACGGTCTGGATGATGAATCGTGACAGTACCTTCAGGCGCAACATGGCTTCGGTACCTTCTTCCGGGTGTGCGATTCTTTCGTTGTCCAGGGTTACCAGCAGGCCCTGATCTACCAGAACATCAATCCACTGGTTGATCACAGCTTCCGCTTCGCCGGGCGGGTATTTCAGGAACAGCTCCGATTGCAAGTAGGGGTAGGCTACGCTGGCCAGATAAACGATCTTGTCCCGGGCCAGGGAGCTCTTGTTCTCAAACAGGCTGGCCACCAGCGACGGCAATGCGAAAAGATGCTGAATGTTGTTACGGTAGTAGGTTGCCAGAATGGCATTGCTGCCTTCCAGCCCGATAATGTCTCCCAGTTTCTGGGGCTGGCGCGAGATCAGCCCCATGGACTCACAGTAGGCAACCCAGTCTTTGCCAGTGCCTTCTGGCAAGGTTACGGTTTCGGCGTAAGGGTAGGCTTTCAGAAGATCCGCATATTGGTCAGCCAGGCGGATAAGCTGGCCCTCATCCATAGCCAGCCTTTCGGCGCCAAGCAGCACGGTTGCGATCATGCCTACGGGATTAACGGCAACAGCGGCGTTGATGTTGGAGGCGACACGCAGAGACAACTCGGAGACTGCGTTGTTAAGCCAGGCCGGGCGGTATTCAGAATCGTAGGCTTCATCCCGCCAGCTGCCATGAACATCGTCCAGAACTTCAGAAAGGTGTATGGCTTCACCAAAATTAACCGCAACCCGCCCAAAGGAATTGCTCAGTTTGCGAGCTGTTTTGGCAAGACCGAACACACTTTCCTTTTGTTTTTTCTTGCCTCTGAGTTCGCCGAGGTAAGAGCGCCCTTCCATGACTTTTTCATATCCGATGTATACAGGTACAAACACAATCGGTTTGTGATGATCACGCAGAAAACTGCGCACCGTCATGGAGAGCATGCCCGGGCGCGGCTGCAACATCCGCCCGGTGCGGCTGCGGCCGCCTTCTACAAAATACTCAACCGAGTAGCCACGGGAAAACATGACATGCAGGTATTCATTGAAAACCGTGGCGTACAGCGGGTTGTCGCGGAAGCTGCGACGCATGAAAAAAGCGCCGCACCGGCGCAGAATCGGCCCTACGATCGGCATGTTCAGGTTGATGCCGGCAGCTATATGCGGTGGCATCAGGCCGTTTTTGTAGAGCACGTAAGACAGCAGCAGGTAATCGATGTGGGAGCGGTGACACGGCACGTAAACCACAGCGTTATTCTGCGCGCTTTCCTTCACCACGCGGATGTTGTTAACGGTAATGCCTTTATAAATACGGTTCCATAGCCAGGCGAGCACCACCTCAAGAACGCGGATAGTGACGATGGACATATTGGCGGCAATTTCATCGGCGTATTTGTAGGCCCGGGCACGTACCTTCTCTGGCGCAATGTCTTCTTTGGCCGCGGCTGTGTTGATAGCATCTTTCACCGACTGGGTTCTCAGCAGGCCCTGTACGAGGGTTCTGCGGTGAGACAGGTCCGGGCCCAGAACGGCTTGCCGCACCTTGCGAAAATGGGTACGCAGAATACGTGCGAGTTTGCGGTTGGCGCGCTCTTCGCTATGGCGATACTCGTCGATAACCTGCTTCAGAGAGAGCGGCTTGTTGAACTGCACGTAGGTATTGCGGCCGTGTACCAGAATAATCAGAAATTTCTGCAGCCGGCCGGCAACAGACCAGGTGTCTGATAGAAGCAGTTTTACCAGAGACTTTTCTTTATCCGGCGAGCGCCCCCAGAACAGGGATACCGGAACAATCTGAACATCCTGCTCAGGATTCTCAAGGCCATAGCGCACCAGAGCCTGGAATTCGGCGGTAGGAACCGGTGGCTGGCGTTTACGGAACAGGCCGCCAATACGCTGATAGAGGAAAAAAAACGAATGTGAAGGGCCGTTCTTCACTGGAAGCGATGTGGTTGCGCCCGGCAGTTGCGCTCGTATCACTTCTTGTTCAAGCACCAGACGGCTCGATAGGGAGCTATACTGCAGCACGTAACAAACCGGCCTTTCAGACGACAGCCCCAGAGCATCGGCGCTGTTTCCGCTGACATCTGTCCGAACCCATAAAAACAGTATTTTCCGGAAAAAGGTCAGAATCAGGCTTCGAATACCCTGGTACAGGCGCATAAAATGTCTCTCCGATGAAAAACAGGCGCCAAGTTTACTTGGTTGCGTACGGGCCGGAAAGTCACTGCTGCACTCTTGGTGGTCCTGGCTCTGTGATACATTCCTGTTTGGCCCGTTTATCACGAAGGTGCGATGCAGATGGCGACATCAACGATTCAGTGGAGTCCCGGCTGGACCACGAAGGCTCCCGAGCGGGGCGATCTTGTGCTGGCGCTCTCGGGGTCCGGTGTCTTCAAACCGGAAGATGGCTGGCTGCAAGCGCTGGAAAACATTCCCGGCAATCCCGGAAACGCAGGTTTTGTATCGCTGGGAAGCGCCGACGGCCGCCCGGTTTTTGTGACGGAAGTGTCGGAATCTGTGGTCGCAGGCGGTGAAGTTGTTCCGTTGCGTGATGCGCTGATGATGATCAGCGATGCTCCGGCGGCTATGCTCAGTACCGGCTTTCAGGTGTGGCAGTGGTTTCAGGATCATCAATACTGTGGTCGCTGCGGTCGCGGAACCGGTTTTCATCCGCGGGAGCGGGCAAAGTGGTGCAGTAGCTGCAATATCCCGTGGTATCCGCGGCTTGCACCCTGCGTGATCGTGGTGATACGCAAGCAGGATCGTTATCTTCTGGCAAAGTCCTCCCGGGTAAAACGTCATTTCTACAGCCTGATCGCGGGCTTTGTGGAGCCCGGTGAGAGCCTGGAAGGCGCAGTTGCCCGGGAGGTGAAAGAGGAAACCGGCCTGGACGTAACCAATATTCGCTATCAAGCGTCCGAGCCCTGGCCATTTCCGCATCAGTTGATGGCAGGATTTTTTGCAGATTATGCCGGCGGCGAGCTGATTCTCCAGGAAGATGAACTGTCGGATGCTGGCTGGTTTTTGCCTGACAGCAGGCCCCCGGTGCCCCCGGAAACCACCATTTCCGGGCGCCTGATACGTGACATGGAAAGAATGATTTCCGAGGGAGGTGCCGGGTCTTGAGTGAGTGTGGAGTTCCCCGAATTCTGGTTTTTGACTCCGGTGTTGGCGGGCTCAGCGTTGCGGCCCGTGTTCATGAAAAACTTCCGCACGCATCGATTGTGTACCTGGCCGATAACGCTGCGTTCCCCTATGGAGGCCAATCGGAATCTGTGGTGATTGAGCGCTGTTGCAGGCTCATTGCCGGTGCGCTTGAACAATACCCTTGCGATGCCATCGTTGTTGCCTGTAACACCGCTAGCACATTGGTTCTGCCGCACTTGCGAGCCATAACAGAGGTGCCTGTGGTTGGGGTGGTGCCGGCGGTGAAGCCGGCGGCTGCACAAACCCTCAATCATCGCATAGGCCTTCTGGCGACTCCGGCAACGGTGCGCCGGCCCTATCTTGACCAGCTGGTTCGGGAATTTGCAGCTGATTGTCAGGTTGAGCGCGTGGGCCACCCGGAGCTTGTGCAGTGGGCGGAGGATCTGGTGCGGGGAGTGCCGGTGCCGCAGGCTGAACTGGATAGCGCGGTTGCAGAGCTGCGCGATACTGGAGTTGATACGGTGGTTCTCGGGTGCACCCACTATCCGCTTTTGCTGGATAGTCTCAAGCAGAGCCTGCCGGACGTGAAGTTCTGGGTGGATTCAGGAGACGCTATTGCCCGCCGGGTAGTCTGGCTGCTGGCGCAAGCCGGTAAATCCGTGGAAGCAAATAAAGGCGACAGCGCGATTTGTATGCCAGTGGCAGTGGCGCTTTTCTCAGGTAGTGCGCCGGAGGGCGTTTACGGCTTTATGGCAGGTCTGGGCCTGCAGCCGCGCGCAGTCAGGGGGAACTGGCCCGGAAAGTCATAGCAGCCGGGTCAGTTTGAACATGGCAAGAAACTCCAGAGCCGGAATGCTTCGCTTGTGGCAGCAGTAGGTTTTGAAGTTGTCGCCTCGGAACCGTGATTTGGTGAACTCCAGCCCCTTGAAGTTATAGAGGAAATTCCCCTTGTTGTAGAGGCCGTGCAGAAGCCGCTTCAGAAGCGGGCTTTCCTGGTATTCCATAGCGGAATGGAGAGACAGTGGTATAAGGCCCAGATCCAGGTAGGGAGCGCCCTCGGCTTTGAACGATTCTATGGCACGTGCCATAAGGGTGTAGAAAATTCCCTGCCGAAAGTCGGCGTTAGCACGGGAAATATTGGGCACGTAGCTGATAATTTCATTGTTGCGATAGATCGGGTCAAAGTAGATAAACCCCACAGCCTTATCATCCTGATACGCATAGAAATGACGCCCGTTCTCCCGGTAATCCATCTCCATGGGGCGAATAAGAAAGCGGATCTCATTGCTTTTG encodes the following:
- a CDS encoding class I SAM-dependent methyltransferase — encoded protein: MSRSKASNASSTNETIPLAIARSPLGDDHQALSLSIDLSLPYLGVVRPKDVRNASALLFLDESGLCLQVAGKGAPGPVRAEFVTGKMGYRREHGGGSGQLVARAVGLQKTKVGLHVLDATAGLGQDAFVLASLGCRVSLFERNPVIHALLADGLARAALNMDCAPIIARMTLQPGSSIDWLRSAAESAIESAADDASSDQQAAADVVYLDPMFPHREKSALVKKEMQVFRTVVGDDDDSEVLLEAALAAARYRVVVKRPRKALAISGPEPGTRVEGKSSRYDIYPIRALPSRQA
- the plsB gene encoding glycerol-3-phosphate 1-O-acyltransferase PlsB, yielding MRLYQGIRSLILTFFRKILFLWVRTDVSGNSADALGLSSERPVCYVLQYSSLSSRLVLEQEVIRAQLPGATTSLPVKNGPSHSFFFLYQRIGGLFRKRQPPVPTAEFQALVRYGLENPEQDVQIVPVSLFWGRSPDKEKSLVKLLLSDTWSVAGRLQKFLIILVHGRNTYVQFNKPLSLKQVIDEYRHSEERANRKLARILRTHFRKVRQAVLGPDLSHRRTLVQGLLRTQSVKDAINTAAAKEDIAPEKVRARAYKYADEIAANMSIVTIRVLEVVLAWLWNRIYKGITVNNIRVVKESAQNNAVVYVPCHRSHIDYLLLSYVLYKNGLMPPHIAAGINLNMPIVGPILRRCGAFFMRRSFRDNPLYATVFNEYLHVMFSRGYSVEYFVEGGRSRTGRMLQPRPGMLSMTVRSFLRDHHKPIVFVPVYIGYEKVMEGRSYLGELRGKKKQKESVFGLAKTARKLSNSFGRVAVNFGEAIHLSEVLDDVHGSWRDEAYDSEYRPAWLNNAVSELSLRVASNINAAVAVNPVGMIATVLLGAERLAMDEGQLIRLADQYADLLKAYPYAETVTLPEGTGKDWVAYCESMGLISRQPQKLGDIIGLEGSNAILATYYRNNIQHLFALPSLVASLFENKSSLARDKIVYLASVAYPYLQSELFLKYPPGEAEAVINQWIDVLVDQGLLVTLDNERIAHPEEGTEAMLRLKVLSRFIIQTVERYHIVLGILRKYGPAKITAMELEEQSTLLAERMSILFGLNAPEFFDKSLFRNFIANMQKNGVITTDDNGLLCYGEGLDEVADDARLVLSVEKRQAIQQVTMLGV
- the nudC gene encoding NAD(+) diphosphatase — encoded protein: MATSTIQWSPGWTTKAPERGDLVLALSGSGVFKPEDGWLQALENIPGNPGNAGFVSLGSADGRPVFVTEVSESVVAGGEVVPLRDALMMISDAPAAMLSTGFQVWQWFQDHQYCGRCGRGTGFHPRERAKWCSSCNIPWYPRLAPCVIVVIRKQDRYLLAKSSRVKRHFYSLIAGFVEPGESLEGAVAREVKEETGLDVTNIRYQASEPWPFPHQLMAGFFADYAGGELILQEDELSDAGWFLPDSRPPVPPETTISGRLIRDMERMISEGGAGS
- the murI gene encoding glutamate racemase, with the protein product MSECGVPRILVFDSGVGGLSVAARVHEKLPHASIVYLADNAAFPYGGQSESVVIERCCRLIAGALEQYPCDAIVVACNTASTLVLPHLRAITEVPVVGVVPAVKPAAAQTLNHRIGLLATPATVRRPYLDQLVREFAADCQVERVGHPELVQWAEDLVRGVPVPQAELDSAVAELRDTGVDTVVLGCTHYPLLLDSLKQSLPDVKFWVDSGDAIARRVVWLLAQAGKSVEANKGDSAICMPVAVALFSGSAPEGVYGFMAGLGLQPRAVRGNWPGKS
- a CDS encoding DUF2156 domain-containing protein; translated protein: MPSIKSTTTWNTYGAPENFGAILERFHKRYPNASYVQVSNPVVEFMHLRFGLYGTQFGSESRIDLSKWSLSGKKKQILRTALNQAEKSEISVQERFSDDHTREISEAWIRTRKCKSNEIRFLIRPMEMDYRENGRHFYAYQDDKAVGFIYFDPIYRNNEIISYVPNISRANADFRQGIFYTLMARAIESFKAEGAPYLDLGLIPLSLHSAMEYQESPLLKRLLHGLYNKGNFLYNFKGLEFTKSRFRGDNFKTYCCHKRSIPALEFLAMFKLTRLL